One genomic window of Melanotaenia boesemani isolate fMelBoe1 chromosome 20, fMelBoe1.pri, whole genome shotgun sequence includes the following:
- the dglucy gene encoding D-glutamate cyclase, mitochondrial isoform X1, with protein sequence MLSARRVSRRSFGFFWRMFSSSTDKGYQQANVVILPNQLADDFEAFCRRNPAPLPLLYRSQSGETSCPPLAEQADIRKDVSQYCLYEDGRLVRTLSSLHSWASELQAVHRGSLSDMVSFYLGCSFGFEGKLKKAGVPVRNVEQGRNISMYRTAVRCIPAGAFCCPLVVTMRPVPAGLLDAAVEVTHLNPLAHGAPVHVGDPALLGIQDLSRPDYGDQVEVQPGDVPVFWACGVTAIEAILSSRASVAFSHSPGCMFLTDIPDSASSITAPPQPELTPLCFPVSHNPLLYSLVSKAAVAKIRDLEMIIGDDPGQRGIRALFVQDELLRSCLALSHSSSVVITTGFPTHYMHSPPDETDGPPGAIAMATMLLSLGKQVTLLTDRRALEMNRAIVDEAVKTGVLKSAIPLVTFEDSGPDAALHFLCHHGDPNKPRYDHLVAIERSGRAEDGNYYNMRGVNIKHLVDPVDDLFIAAKNIAGITTTGIGDGGNELGMGKVKEKVKNLMPSGSLIACNVPADLAITAGVSNWGGYAVACGLYLLHTCPSHQRYLKRGLGQDPVATEEQLQDWTANLPSVEKEESFLSTLVRFGIRSGKTGHLAMEVDGLTFHPTHSDIITRLLEATLGSTMQSSS encoded by the exons ATGTTGTCTGCTCGCAGAGTCTCCAGACGTTCCTTTGGATTTTTCTGGAGGATGTTCAGCTCTTCCACTGACAaag gaTACCAGCAGGCAAACGTCGTCATCCTGCCCAATCAGCTGGCCGACGACTTTGAAGCGTTCTGTCGCAGGAATCCCGCCCCCTTACCGCTCCTTTATCGCAGCCAATCAGGAGAGACTTCCTGTCCACCTCTGGCAGAACAAGCTGACATCAG GAAGGATGTGTCTCAGTACTGTCTGTACGAGGACGGCCGTCTGGTGAGGACCCTCTCCAGTCTGCACAG CTGGGCGTCAGAGCTGCAGGCTGTCCATCGTGGCTCGCTGTCCGACATGGTCAGCTTCTATCTGGGCTGCAGTTTTGGCTTTGAGGGAAAACTGAAGAAAGCTGGGGTCCCGGTGAGGAACGTGGAGCAAGGCCGAAACATCAGCATGTACAGG aCGGCAGTTCGCTGCATCCCTGCAGGAGCgttctgctgccctctggtggtcaCTATGCGCCCAGTTCCAGCCGGCTTACTGGACGCTGCAGTGGAGGTCACTCATCTCAACCCGCTTGCTCACGGAGCTCCTGTACACGTAGGAGACCCAG ctCTGCTGGGAATACAGGACCTGTCCAGACCAGATTATGGGGACCAGGTGGAGGTGCAGCCCGGTGATGTTCCCGTCTTCTGGGCGTGTGGAGTCACTGCTATCGAGGCGATCCTCAGCAGCA ggGCGTCTGTGGCGTTCAGTCATTCTCCAGGCTGCATGTTTCTCACCGACatcccagactctgcttcctccaTCACAGCTCCTCCCCAACCTGAGCTCACCCCCCTCTGCTTCCCTGTATCCCACAATCCCTTGCTGTACAGCCTGGTCTCAAAGGCTGCAGTGGCAAAGATCAGAGATCTGGAGATGATAATCGGAGACGACCCAG GTCAACGAGGCATCAGAGCTTTGTTTGTTCAGGATGAGCTTCTTCGCTCCTGCCTGGCGCTCTCCCATTCTTCCTCTGTCGTCATAACAACGGGATTCCCAACTCATTACATGCACAG CCCACCTGATGAGACAGATGGCCCCCCTGGAgccattgccatggcaaccatgCTGCTGTCTCTCGGCAAACAGGTGACGCTGCTGACAGACAGGAGAGCCCTGGAGATGAACCGAGCCATCGTTGATGAAGCGGTGAAGACAG GTGTCCTGAAATCTGCAATCCCATTGGTCACTTTTGAAGACAGTGGTCCAGATGCTGCGCTGCACTTCCTCTGTCACCATGGAGACCCAAACAAGCCCAG GTACGACCACCTGGTGGCGATAGAGCGCAGCGGACGGGCTGAAGATGGAAATTATTACAACATGAGAGGAGTGAACATCAAGCATCTGGTGGATCCCGTTGATGATCTGTTCATTGCTGCCAAGAATATTGCAGGAATCACAACTACAG GAATCGGTGACGGTGGAAACGAGTTGGGGATGGGTAAAGTGAAGGAGAAGGTGAAGAACCTGATGCCCAGCGGAAGTCTCATCGCCTGCAACGTTCCTGCTGACTTGGCCATTACCGCTG GGGTGTCTAACTGGGGGGGTTACGCTGTGGCCTGTGGGCTCTACCTGCTCCACACCTGCCCCTCCCACCAGCGGTACCTGAAGAGAGGACTGGGACAGGATCCTGTAGCCACCGAAGAACagctgcaggactggaccgcCAACCTGCCGTCGGTGGAAAAG GAGGAGTCCTTCCTGTCCACTCTGGTGCGCTTTGGAATACGAAGTGGGAAAACTGGGCACCTGGCCATGGAGGTGGATGGCTTGACCTTTCACCCCACACACTCTGACATCATCACCAGACTCCTGGAGGCAACGCTGGGCTCCACCATGCAGAGCTCCTCCTAG
- the dglucy gene encoding D-glutamate cyclase, mitochondrial isoform X3 produces the protein MLSARRVSRRSFGFFWRMFSSSTDKGYQQANVVILPNQLADDFEAFCRRNPAPLPLLYRSQSGETSCPPLAEQADIRKDVSQYCLYEDGRLVRTLSSLHSWASELQAVHRGSLSDMVSFYLGCSFGFEGKLKKAGVPVRNVEQGRNISMYRTAVRCIPAGAFCCPLVVTMRPVPAGLLDAAVEVTHLNPLAHGAPVHVGDPALLGIQDLSRPDYGDQVEVQPGDVPVFWACGVTAIEAILSSRASVAFSHSPGCMFLTDIPDSASSITAPPQPELTPLCFPVSHNPLLYSLVSKAAVAKIRDLEMIIGDDPGQRGIRALFVQDELLRSCLALSHSSSVVITTGFPTHYMHSPPDETDGPPGAIAMATMLLSLGKQVTLLTDRRALEMNRAIVDEAVKTGVLKSAIPLVTFEDSGPDAALHFLCHHGDPNKPRYDHLVAIERSGRAEDGNYYNMRGVNIKHLVDPVDDLFIAAKNIAGITTTGIGDGGNELGMGKVKEKVKNLMPSGSLIACNVPADLAITAGVSNWGGYAVACGLYLLHTCPSHQRYLKRGLGQDPVATEEQLQDWTANLPSVEKMH, from the exons ATGTTGTCTGCTCGCAGAGTCTCCAGACGTTCCTTTGGATTTTTCTGGAGGATGTTCAGCTCTTCCACTGACAaag gaTACCAGCAGGCAAACGTCGTCATCCTGCCCAATCAGCTGGCCGACGACTTTGAAGCGTTCTGTCGCAGGAATCCCGCCCCCTTACCGCTCCTTTATCGCAGCCAATCAGGAGAGACTTCCTGTCCACCTCTGGCAGAACAAGCTGACATCAG GAAGGATGTGTCTCAGTACTGTCTGTACGAGGACGGCCGTCTGGTGAGGACCCTCTCCAGTCTGCACAG CTGGGCGTCAGAGCTGCAGGCTGTCCATCGTGGCTCGCTGTCCGACATGGTCAGCTTCTATCTGGGCTGCAGTTTTGGCTTTGAGGGAAAACTGAAGAAAGCTGGGGTCCCGGTGAGGAACGTGGAGCAAGGCCGAAACATCAGCATGTACAGG aCGGCAGTTCGCTGCATCCCTGCAGGAGCgttctgctgccctctggtggtcaCTATGCGCCCAGTTCCAGCCGGCTTACTGGACGCTGCAGTGGAGGTCACTCATCTCAACCCGCTTGCTCACGGAGCTCCTGTACACGTAGGAGACCCAG ctCTGCTGGGAATACAGGACCTGTCCAGACCAGATTATGGGGACCAGGTGGAGGTGCAGCCCGGTGATGTTCCCGTCTTCTGGGCGTGTGGAGTCACTGCTATCGAGGCGATCCTCAGCAGCA ggGCGTCTGTGGCGTTCAGTCATTCTCCAGGCTGCATGTTTCTCACCGACatcccagactctgcttcctccaTCACAGCTCCTCCCCAACCTGAGCTCACCCCCCTCTGCTTCCCTGTATCCCACAATCCCTTGCTGTACAGCCTGGTCTCAAAGGCTGCAGTGGCAAAGATCAGAGATCTGGAGATGATAATCGGAGACGACCCAG GTCAACGAGGCATCAGAGCTTTGTTTGTTCAGGATGAGCTTCTTCGCTCCTGCCTGGCGCTCTCCCATTCTTCCTCTGTCGTCATAACAACGGGATTCCCAACTCATTACATGCACAG CCCACCTGATGAGACAGATGGCCCCCCTGGAgccattgccatggcaaccatgCTGCTGTCTCTCGGCAAACAGGTGACGCTGCTGACAGACAGGAGAGCCCTGGAGATGAACCGAGCCATCGTTGATGAAGCGGTGAAGACAG GTGTCCTGAAATCTGCAATCCCATTGGTCACTTTTGAAGACAGTGGTCCAGATGCTGCGCTGCACTTCCTCTGTCACCATGGAGACCCAAACAAGCCCAG GTACGACCACCTGGTGGCGATAGAGCGCAGCGGACGGGCTGAAGATGGAAATTATTACAACATGAGAGGAGTGAACATCAAGCATCTGGTGGATCCCGTTGATGATCTGTTCATTGCTGCCAAGAATATTGCAGGAATCACAACTACAG GAATCGGTGACGGTGGAAACGAGTTGGGGATGGGTAAAGTGAAGGAGAAGGTGAAGAACCTGATGCCCAGCGGAAGTCTCATCGCCTGCAACGTTCCTGCTGACTTGGCCATTACCGCTG GGGTGTCTAACTGGGGGGGTTACGCTGTGGCCTGTGGGCTCTACCTGCTCCACACCTGCCCCTCCCACCAGCGGTACCTGAAGAGAGGACTGGGACAGGATCCTGTAGCCACCGAAGAACagctgcaggactggaccgcCAACCTGCCGTCGGTGGAAAAG
- the dglucy gene encoding D-glutamate cyclase, mitochondrial isoform X2, with product MFSSSTDKGYQQANVVILPNQLADDFEAFCRRNPAPLPLLYRSQSGETSCPPLAEQADIRKDVSQYCLYEDGRLVRTLSSLHSWASELQAVHRGSLSDMVSFYLGCSFGFEGKLKKAGVPVRNVEQGRNISMYRTAVRCIPAGAFCCPLVVTMRPVPAGLLDAAVEVTHLNPLAHGAPVHVGDPALLGIQDLSRPDYGDQVEVQPGDVPVFWACGVTAIEAILSSRASVAFSHSPGCMFLTDIPDSASSITAPPQPELTPLCFPVSHNPLLYSLVSKAAVAKIRDLEMIIGDDPGQRGIRALFVQDELLRSCLALSHSSSVVITTGFPTHYMHSPPDETDGPPGAIAMATMLLSLGKQVTLLTDRRALEMNRAIVDEAVKTGVLKSAIPLVTFEDSGPDAALHFLCHHGDPNKPRYDHLVAIERSGRAEDGNYYNMRGVNIKHLVDPVDDLFIAAKNIAGITTTGIGDGGNELGMGKVKEKVKNLMPSGSLIACNVPADLAITAGVSNWGGYAVACGLYLLHTCPSHQRYLKRGLGQDPVATEEQLQDWTANLPSVEKEESFLSTLVRFGIRSGKTGHLAMEVDGLTFHPTHSDIITRLLEATLGSTMQSSS from the exons ATGTTCAGCTCTTCCACTGACAaag gaTACCAGCAGGCAAACGTCGTCATCCTGCCCAATCAGCTGGCCGACGACTTTGAAGCGTTCTGTCGCAGGAATCCCGCCCCCTTACCGCTCCTTTATCGCAGCCAATCAGGAGAGACTTCCTGTCCACCTCTGGCAGAACAAGCTGACATCAG GAAGGATGTGTCTCAGTACTGTCTGTACGAGGACGGCCGTCTGGTGAGGACCCTCTCCAGTCTGCACAG CTGGGCGTCAGAGCTGCAGGCTGTCCATCGTGGCTCGCTGTCCGACATGGTCAGCTTCTATCTGGGCTGCAGTTTTGGCTTTGAGGGAAAACTGAAGAAAGCTGGGGTCCCGGTGAGGAACGTGGAGCAAGGCCGAAACATCAGCATGTACAGG aCGGCAGTTCGCTGCATCCCTGCAGGAGCgttctgctgccctctggtggtcaCTATGCGCCCAGTTCCAGCCGGCTTACTGGACGCTGCAGTGGAGGTCACTCATCTCAACCCGCTTGCTCACGGAGCTCCTGTACACGTAGGAGACCCAG ctCTGCTGGGAATACAGGACCTGTCCAGACCAGATTATGGGGACCAGGTGGAGGTGCAGCCCGGTGATGTTCCCGTCTTCTGGGCGTGTGGAGTCACTGCTATCGAGGCGATCCTCAGCAGCA ggGCGTCTGTGGCGTTCAGTCATTCTCCAGGCTGCATGTTTCTCACCGACatcccagactctgcttcctccaTCACAGCTCCTCCCCAACCTGAGCTCACCCCCCTCTGCTTCCCTGTATCCCACAATCCCTTGCTGTACAGCCTGGTCTCAAAGGCTGCAGTGGCAAAGATCAGAGATCTGGAGATGATAATCGGAGACGACCCAG GTCAACGAGGCATCAGAGCTTTGTTTGTTCAGGATGAGCTTCTTCGCTCCTGCCTGGCGCTCTCCCATTCTTCCTCTGTCGTCATAACAACGGGATTCCCAACTCATTACATGCACAG CCCACCTGATGAGACAGATGGCCCCCCTGGAgccattgccatggcaaccatgCTGCTGTCTCTCGGCAAACAGGTGACGCTGCTGACAGACAGGAGAGCCCTGGAGATGAACCGAGCCATCGTTGATGAAGCGGTGAAGACAG GTGTCCTGAAATCTGCAATCCCATTGGTCACTTTTGAAGACAGTGGTCCAGATGCTGCGCTGCACTTCCTCTGTCACCATGGAGACCCAAACAAGCCCAG GTACGACCACCTGGTGGCGATAGAGCGCAGCGGACGGGCTGAAGATGGAAATTATTACAACATGAGAGGAGTGAACATCAAGCATCTGGTGGATCCCGTTGATGATCTGTTCATTGCTGCCAAGAATATTGCAGGAATCACAACTACAG GAATCGGTGACGGTGGAAACGAGTTGGGGATGGGTAAAGTGAAGGAGAAGGTGAAGAACCTGATGCCCAGCGGAAGTCTCATCGCCTGCAACGTTCCTGCTGACTTGGCCATTACCGCTG GGGTGTCTAACTGGGGGGGTTACGCTGTGGCCTGTGGGCTCTACCTGCTCCACACCTGCCCCTCCCACCAGCGGTACCTGAAGAGAGGACTGGGACAGGATCCTGTAGCCACCGAAGAACagctgcaggactggaccgcCAACCTGCCGTCGGTGGAAAAG GAGGAGTCCTTCCTGTCCACTCTGGTGCGCTTTGGAATACGAAGTGGGAAAACTGGGCACCTGGCCATGGAGGTGGATGGCTTGACCTTTCACCCCACACACTCTGACATCATCACCAGACTCCTGGAGGCAACGCTGGGCTCCACCATGCAGAGCTCCTCCTAG